The genomic stretch CTCCTCTTATCAAATAGAAGGTGGAGTGGCAGAAGGAGGACGTACACCGTCTATATGGGATACCTTTTGTCAAAAAGAGGGCAAAGTGGATAAAGGTGAAAATGGGGACATCGCTTGTAACCATTACCACCTGTGGCAGCAAGATGTTGAAATGATCAGCAGTTTGGGTGTTGATGCTTATCGCCTTTCCATCGCCTGGCCGCGCATCCTCCCGCAAGATGGGGTGGTGAATCAGGAGGGACTCAAATTCTATGAGCAGATTATCGATGAATGTCACGCACATGGTATGAAGGTGTTTGTCACCCTCTATCACTGGGATCTGCCGCAGTATCTGCAAGATAAAGGGGGATGGCTCAACCGAGAAACGGCTTACAAGTTTGCTGATTATGCCGAGGTAGTGAGCCGTCATTTTGGCAATAAGATAGAGGTGTACACCACGCTAAATGAACCGTTTGTCGCCGCGTTTTTAGGCTACCGCTGGGGAGTGCATGCGCCTGGCATTTTGGGGGAACGTGAAGGTTTTCTGGCGTCCCATCACCTTATGCTGGCCCATGGGCTAGCGATGCCGGTTCTACGCCGCAATGCACCGAAGGCAAAACACGGAGTGGTATTCAATGCCTCACCTGCCTATGCGCATTCGGAGAAAGACATTGGAGCGGCAAAATACAGTGAAGCAGAAAACTATCACTGGTTTATCGATCCCGTTTTAAAAGGAGAGTATCCAGCGCTTGTCACCGAACGCCATTTTATCAACATGCCGATGGTACTTGCAGGAGATCTTGAGATCATTTCAGCACCAGTCGACTATATCGGAATCAACTACTACACCAGAAACGTTGTACGTTATAACGAAAGTGGTGATATTGAGACGGTGACGCAGGCAGAGAGTGAACACACCTATATCGGCTGGGAGATCTATCCGCAAGGATTGACCGACTTGCTGCTCAGTTTAAAAGAGCGTTATGCCAATCTTCCGCCTATTTACATCACTGAAAACGGCGCGGCGGGTGACGATCACTACCTCAACGGTGAAGTAAACGATGAACAGCGTGTGCGCTATTTTCAACAACATCTAAAGGCGTTAGATGAGGCAATTAACGCCGGTGTACAGGTCGATGGTTATTTCGCCTGGAGCTTGATGGACAACTTTGAATGGGCGTTTGGCTACTCACAGCGCTTTGGCATGGTATACGTCGATTATCCAACTCAGAAAAGAACATTAAAACAGAGCGCGATTGCTTATAAAAACATGTTATTAGAGCGTGCCAAGGAGACCCAATAATGGCTAAAGTTGAATTCAAAAATATTAAAAAATCCTTTGGTGATGTTGATGTGGTTAAGCATTTCGACTTTACCGTACATGACGGTGAGTTTGTGGTTTTCTTAGGCCCATCGGGTTGTGGCAAATCGACCACGCTGCGCATGCTGGCTGGTTTAGAAACCATTACCTCGGGGGAGATTTATGTCGGCGATAAGCTGATGAATAAAGTCGACGCAAAAGATCGCGATTTAGCGATGGTTTTTCAAAGCTATGCGCTGTATCCACATATGACCGTTTACGAAAATATTGCCTTTGCACTGAAGCTGAAAGGCATGTCGAAAGTGGATATTGATGCTGAAGTACGTAAAGCGGCGAAAATGTTGGAGCTTGAGCCTCTGCTTGACAGAAAGCCAAAGGAACTTTCCGGTGGACAACGCCAACGCGTTGCTATGGGACGTGCCATGGTGCGAACGCCTAAAGTCTTTCTATTCGACGAGCCGCTCTCAAACCTGGATGCCAAATTGCGTGGCGTCATGCGTGAAGAGATCAAACAGCTTCACCGTGAACTGAAAACGACCACAATTTATGTCACGCATGATCAAATTGAAGCGATGACGCTGGCGGATCGCATTGTGATACTCAAAGATGGCTACGTGGCTCAGGTAGGGACGCCGACGGATGTG from Vibrio navarrensis encodes the following:
- a CDS encoding GH1 family beta-glucosidase, with the translated sequence MNKYELPHSSRLRSSDFIFGVATSSYQIEGGVAEGGRTPSIWDTFCQKEGKVDKGENGDIACNHYHLWQQDVEMISSLGVDAYRLSIAWPRILPQDGVVNQEGLKFYEQIIDECHAHGMKVFVTLYHWDLPQYLQDKGGWLNRETAYKFADYAEVVSRHFGNKIEVYTTLNEPFVAAFLGYRWGVHAPGILGEREGFLASHHLMLAHGLAMPVLRRNAPKAKHGVVFNASPAYAHSEKDIGAAKYSEAENYHWFIDPVLKGEYPALVTERHFINMPMVLAGDLEIISAPVDYIGINYYTRNVVRYNESGDIETVTQAESEHTYIGWEIYPQGLTDLLLSLKERYANLPPIYITENGAAGDDHYLNGEVNDEQRVRYFQQHLKALDEAINAGVQVDGYFAWSLMDNFEWAFGYSQRFGMVYVDYPTQKRTLKQSAIAYKNMLLERAKETQ
- a CDS encoding ABC transporter ATP-binding protein, which encodes MAKVEFKNIKKSFGDVDVVKHFDFTVHDGEFVVFLGPSGCGKSTTLRMLAGLETITSGEIYVGDKLMNKVDAKDRDLAMVFQSYALYPHMTVYENIAFALKLKGMSKVDIDAEVRKAAKMLELEPLLDRKPKELSGGQRQRVAMGRAMVRTPKVFLFDEPLSNLDAKLRGVMREEIKQLHRELKTTTIYVTHDQIEAMTLADRIVILKDGYVAQVGTPTDVFQRPANKFVAQFIGSPSMNMLDAKLISKDNAFYIELGETQIPLPERFKALASKNLALHLGIRPTDIHLRAEHIDHDRVLPFSVKIKDKELLGASILLKTEIAKQSLIIETQAAEVTTSELTLYLDLDAIHLFDALSENSLAS